One window from the genome of Dyadobacter sp. CECT 9275 encodes:
- the recJ gene encoding single-stranded-DNA-specific exonuclease RecJ translates to MIEKRWIHPPEFTLEQQDLAAQLARDINVNPHLAKLLVQRGITGYESAKNFFRSDLSKLHDPFLMKDMDVAVERLKTAIHAGEKILVYGDYDVDGTTSVTMFYGFLSKLYRNLDYYIPDRYLEGYGVSWQSIDWARDNGYTLIVTLDCGIKSIDKVTEAKKRGIDFIICDHHRPGSEIPPAIAVLDPKREDCLYPYKELTGCGVGFKLLHAYCIDQKIDPAILFEYLDLLVVSIAADIVPITGENRILAFYGLRQLNTAPRTGIKALIKIAGISGELDITNVVFGLGPRINAAGRIKHAKEAVRLLLSEDETEADDFAMEINKHNTDRRTFDTSITEEALAMIQNDSWFDSATSTVLFKEDWHKGVIGIVASRCIERYHRPTIILTQSHGKAAGSARSVPGFDVYEAIEECADLLEQFGGHTFAAGLTLPLDNIEAFRQRFDDIVRNKILPEQLIPRVSIDLDLDLASITPKFYQILKQMGPFGPGNMPPVFVSNNVTLAGKPVLMKEKHIKFEVKQKNAGPFTVIGFGMSHFYPDLLSGIPFSICYHLEENTFRDKKTLQLSLKDIKFNAENGIHELANQ, encoded by the coding sequence ATGATTGAAAAGCGCTGGATACATCCTCCCGAATTTACACTAGAACAACAAGACCTTGCCGCCCAACTGGCCCGGGATATCAATGTAAATCCTCATCTTGCCAAACTACTCGTTCAGAGGGGAATAACAGGATATGAGAGCGCAAAGAATTTTTTCCGCTCCGATCTTTCCAAATTACATGATCCTTTTTTGATGAAGGATATGGATGTGGCAGTTGAGAGACTGAAAACAGCGATTCATGCCGGTGAAAAAATACTTGTATACGGCGATTACGATGTGGATGGCACCACGTCCGTTACGATGTTCTACGGTTTTCTCAGTAAATTATATCGTAACCTTGACTACTACATTCCCGACAGATACCTGGAGGGGTATGGCGTTTCCTGGCAAAGTATTGACTGGGCACGGGACAATGGCTATACCCTGATTGTTACGCTTGACTGTGGAATAAAATCAATTGACAAAGTTACCGAGGCAAAAAAACGTGGGATCGATTTCATAATATGCGATCACCACCGGCCCGGTTCAGAAATCCCTCCGGCCATTGCGGTCCTCGACCCGAAACGCGAGGATTGCCTTTATCCCTACAAGGAACTTACAGGCTGTGGAGTGGGCTTTAAGTTATTACATGCTTATTGTATAGACCAGAAAATTGATCCGGCGATATTATTCGAATACCTGGATCTTCTGGTTGTGAGTATTGCGGCGGACATCGTTCCCATCACCGGCGAGAACCGTATCCTGGCATTCTATGGCCTGCGCCAGCTTAACACAGCTCCACGGACGGGAATAAAAGCACTGATCAAAATTGCAGGTATCAGTGGAGAACTTGATATCACCAACGTGGTGTTCGGGCTTGGGCCCAGGATTAATGCTGCCGGAAGAATTAAACATGCAAAAGAGGCAGTACGTCTTCTTCTCTCTGAAGACGAAACCGAAGCCGATGACTTTGCCATGGAAATCAACAAACATAACACGGACCGTCGGACATTCGATACAAGCATTACCGAAGAGGCCCTTGCGATGATCCAGAATGATTCCTGGTTCGACTCAGCAACAAGTACCGTGTTGTTTAAGGAAGACTGGCATAAAGGTGTAATCGGAATTGTGGCGAGCCGCTGCATTGAACGTTACCACCGCCCTACGATCATCCTGACCCAGTCGCACGGAAAGGCTGCCGGATCAGCCCGGTCGGTCCCTGGTTTTGACGTTTACGAAGCCATTGAAGAATGCGCCGACTTGCTGGAGCAATTCGGAGGACATACTTTTGCCGCTGGCTTGACTTTGCCGCTTGATAATATTGAGGCCTTCAGGCAGCGGTTCGACGACATCGTTCGCAACAAAATTCTTCCGGAGCAACTGATTCCCAGGGTCAGCATTGATCTTGACCTTGATCTGGCTTCCATCACTCCAAAGTTTTATCAGATATTAAAACAAATGGGGCCTTTCGGCCCCGGGAACATGCCACCGGTTTTTGTGAGCAATAACGTTACCCTTGCCGGCAAGCCTGTATTAATGAAGGAAAAGCATATCAAGTTTGAAGTAAAGCAAAAAAATGCAGGGCCGTTTACGGTAATTGGCTTTGGTATGTCACATTTTTATCCTGACCTGCTGAGTGGAATACCTTTTTCAATATGTTATCACCTGGAAGAAAATACCTTCCGGGACAAAAAAACCCTGCAGCTCTCTTTGAAAGACATAAAATTCAATGCAGAGAATGGGATACATGAATTAGCAAACCAATAA
- the ruvX gene encoding Holliday junction resolvase RuvX has product MARLLAIDYGSKRTGIAVTDPLQIIATALDTVRTHDLLGFLKEYNLKEELEAIIIGMPKKLDNTDSENAGRVQAFIKILRKNFPDIPVYPHDERFTSSMALQSMIAGGSKKSDRRDKGNIDKISATIILQSFMESRR; this is encoded by the coding sequence ATGGCCCGACTTCTGGCGATAGATTATGGCTCCAAGCGGACGGGGATTGCAGTAACGGATCCTCTGCAGATCATTGCCACGGCACTGGATACGGTGAGGACACACGATTTACTGGGTTTTTTGAAAGAATATAACCTAAAGGAAGAACTGGAGGCCATAATAATAGGAATGCCCAAGAAGCTGGACAATACAGACAGTGAAAATGCGGGCAGGGTACAGGCTTTTATAAAAATATTAAGGAAAAATTTCCCAGATATTCCTGTTTATCCGCATGACGAACGTTTTACATCTTCCATGGCGCTCCAGTCTATGATTGCCGGAGGGTCTAAAAAAAGTGACCGCCGGGATAAGGGGAATATTGATAAAATCAGTGCTACCATCATACTGCAGTCTTTTATGGAAAGCAGAAGATAA
- the def gene encoding peptide deformylase → MIYPIVAYGDPILRKVTRFIEKDEIDLTKLSADMFETMYAANGVGLAAPQIGLNIRVFVVDGTPFSEKDDDEDGEPDLSLVDFKKIFINPEILSEEGEEWSFEEGCLSIPGIRGEVYRPEKLRIRYRDADWNEHVEDYEGMAARIIQHEYDHLLGKLFVDYLPTLKKQFIKKKLTDISKGNVDADYRMRFPAKK, encoded by the coding sequence ATGATTTACCCGATTGTCGCCTACGGTGATCCCATACTTCGAAAAGTTACACGTTTTATTGAAAAAGATGAGATAGATCTGACAAAGCTCTCGGCTGATATGTTTGAAACCATGTACGCGGCGAACGGTGTTGGTCTGGCGGCGCCGCAAATCGGCCTTAATATCAGAGTTTTTGTTGTAGACGGAACCCCGTTTAGCGAAAAGGATGACGACGAAGACGGTGAGCCGGATTTGTCGCTCGTGGATTTCAAGAAGATTTTTATCAATCCCGAAATCCTGTCGGAAGAAGGAGAGGAATGGAGCTTTGAAGAAGGATGTCTTAGCATTCCGGGAATCAGGGGTGAGGTATACCGTCCCGAAAAATTAAGGATCAGATACCGGGATGCAGACTGGAACGAGCATGTAGAAGACTACGAAGGCATGGCCGCAAGGATTATCCAGCATGAGTATGATCATTTGCTCGGGAAATTGTTTGTAGATTATTTACCCACTTTGAAGAAGCAGTTCATTAAAAAGAAACTGACGGATATATCCAAAGGTAACGTCGATGCAGACTACCGGATGAGGTTTCCTGCGAAAAAATAA
- a CDS encoding amidohydrolase: MMVPEVFLNVAVVQTDIYWENVTANLSSLEEKITAVDQPFDVLLLPEMFSTGFTMNKDAAEPMNLTTTRWMKQMAAQTGALLTGSMAIRESGNCYNRLFCVYPDGRTLTADKRHLFRMGRENEVYTRGENRLIVEWKGWKICPLICYDLRFPVWSRNTASDPFDLLIYVANWPARRSYAWNTLLRARAIENQCYVAGVNRVGADATGTEHQGDSVVLDYLGEPQLLLGNKESIKVVRISKYDLQEYRKIFPAWSDADDFRVLP; encoded by the coding sequence ATGATGGTTCCTGAGGTTTTTTTGAATGTAGCGGTGGTCCAGACAGATATTTACTGGGAAAATGTTACGGCTAATCTTTCGTCACTGGAAGAAAAAATTACCGCAGTTGACCAGCCCTTTGATGTCCTCCTGCTACCGGAGATGTTCAGCACCGGTTTTACAATGAATAAGGATGCCGCTGAACCCATGAATCTGACAACCACACGCTGGATGAAACAGATGGCGGCGCAAACCGGAGCCTTGTTAACAGGCAGTATGGCCATCAGGGAGAGTGGTAATTGTTACAACCGGCTGTTCTGTGTTTATCCTGACGGCAGAACCCTGACGGCCGATAAACGCCATCTGTTCAGGATGGGTAGGGAGAATGAGGTATACACGCGGGGAGAAAACCGCTTAATTGTTGAGTGGAAGGGCTGGAAAATTTGTCCGCTGATCTGCTACGATCTTCGTTTCCCCGTCTGGAGCCGTAATACAGCCTCTGATCCCTTTGATCTTTTAATATATGTGGCCAACTGGCCTGCACGCCGTTCCTATGCCTGGAACACGTTACTGAGGGCAAGGGCCATTGAAAATCAATGTTATGTGGCAGGTGTAAACCGGGTTGGAGCCGATGCGACAGGAACGGAACACCAGGGCGATTCTGTAGTATTGGATTATCTTGGAGAGCCGCAGTTACTTCTCGGAAATAAAGAAAGTATAAAGGTTGTCCGGATATCAAAATACGACCTGCAGGAATACCGCAAAATATTTCCGGCCTGGTCCGACGCGGATGACTTCCGTGTTCTCCCCTAA
- the gatC gene encoding Asp-tRNA(Asn)/Glu-tRNA(Gln) amidotransferase subunit GatC produces MKIDEATLNKIANLARLEVKPQEKEALLNSLESVLSWMEQLNEVDTEGIAPLTHILDEQNNWREDIGQNTLTRAEALTNAPARTEAYIKVPKVIE; encoded by the coding sequence ATGAAAATTGACGAGGCAACCCTGAATAAAATTGCAAATCTGGCAAGGCTCGAGGTTAAACCCCAGGAAAAAGAAGCGCTGCTCAACAGCCTGGAAAGTGTTTTATCATGGATGGAACAACTTAACGAAGTCGACACCGAAGGAATTGCGCCTCTGACACATATTCTGGATGAGCAGAATAACTGGCGGGAAGATATAGGGCAAAATACACTGACCCGGGCAGAGGCTCTCACCAATGCTCCGGCAAGAACCGAGGCCTATATTAAGGTACCTAAGGTAATTGAGTAG
- a CDS encoding MotA/TolQ/ExbB proton channel family protein: MEKKATSPAPAPKPAAAATKGKGGLNPALVIPLLFAIALCVYIFVLGAPEHFKGGDHEKGPIDGDYYGIVYKGGPIVPILMTCFLIVLTFTIERLITLTKASGTGSIDSFVRKVRSLLDKNQIEEAIKECDKQKGSVGNVIKAGLLKYKQLTTETALDKEQKLAALQKEIEEATTLELPMLQKNLTIIATLAGASTLLALLGTVIGMIKAFAALGTSGSPDSAALATGISEALINTALGIGTSAIATISYAYLNSRVDDLTYSIDEIGMSLQSNFAAHY; the protein is encoded by the coding sequence ATGGAAAAGAAAGCTACAAGTCCGGCACCAGCTCCAAAGCCTGCTGCGGCAGCAACAAAAGGCAAAGGCGGTTTGAACCCGGCATTGGTAATCCCTCTACTGTTTGCAATTGCATTATGTGTTTACATTTTCGTTCTGGGAGCTCCCGAACACTTTAAGGGTGGTGATCATGAAAAGGGTCCTATTGACGGGGACTACTACGGAATCGTCTACAAAGGAGGTCCTATCGTACCTATTTTGATGACTTGTTTCCTTATTGTATTAACCTTCACTATTGAGCGTCTGATCACTTTGACAAAAGCAAGCGGAACAGGAAGCATTGATTCTTTCGTTCGTAAGGTAAGAAGCCTGCTTGACAAGAACCAGATCGAAGAGGCTATCAAAGAATGTGATAAGCAAAAAGGATCAGTTGGTAACGTTATTAAAGCAGGTTTGCTGAAATACAAGCAACTTACCACTGAAACTGCTCTTGATAAAGAACAAAAACTAGCGGCTCTTCAGAAAGAAATCGAAGAAGCCACTACACTGGAACTTCCAATGCTTCAGAAAAACCTTACCATTATCGCGACACTTGCGGGTGCATCTACACTTTTGGCACTTCTTGGAACGGTAATCGGTATGATCAAGGCCTTCGCCGCTCTGGGTACTTCCGGATCTCCGGATTCAGCTGCTCTTGCAACGGGTATCTCTGAAGCCCTTATCAACACAGCACTTGGAATTGGTACTTCTGCAATTGCAACCATTTCTTATGCTTATCTGAACAGCCGTGTTGACGATCTTACTTACAGCATTGACGAGATAGGAATGAGCCTTCAGTCAAATTTTGCTGCACATTATTAA
- a CDS encoding ExbD/TolR family protein, translating into MGKVRPKKHAPHTDMTAMTDVAFLLLTFFIMTATFKSNEAEITTPTSISQIKVPDDKIMIISIDKDGKVFFGVDAQPVRVAMLENIAQAKGITFTDTEKAKFALQSSFGVPLNQLKPWLNMPKEKMAEVKQPGIPVDSTGASELADWVYAARKADNLLRIALKGDNLSKFPVFKDVLANLQSQNINKFNLITGSEQAPAGYGDEPAKE; encoded by the coding sequence ATGGGAAAAGTAAGGCCTAAGAAGCATGCGCCACATACTGATATGACGGCGATGACTGATGTGGCGTTCTTACTTCTGACATTCTTTATCATGACGGCTACCTTTAAGTCGAACGAGGCGGAGATTACTACTCCAACTTCGATTTCGCAAATCAAGGTGCCTGATGACAAAATAATGATCATAAGTATCGACAAAGACGGGAAGGTGTTTTTTGGTGTGGATGCTCAACCCGTACGTGTTGCAATGCTTGAAAACATTGCGCAGGCAAAAGGGATAACATTCACGGATACCGAAAAAGCGAAGTTTGCTCTGCAGAGTAGTTTTGGAGTGCCTCTGAACCAGTTGAAACCTTGGTTGAATATGCCAAAGGAGAAAATGGCCGAGGTGAAACAACCAGGTATTCCTGTAGATTCAACCGGAGCAAGTGAACTGGCTGACTGGGTATATGCAGCGCGTAAAGCAGATAACCTGCTTCGGATTGCACTGAAAGGAGATAACTTGTCTAAGTTCCCTGTTTTTAAGGATGTACTTGCCAATCTGCAGTCGCAGAATATCAACAAGTTTAATCTTATTACAGGTAGTGAACAAGCTCCTGCCGGTTACGGAGATGAGCCTGCTAAAGAATAA
- a CDS encoding ExbD/TolR family protein, translated as MAAIEESGGGGHGKGDGKVRGKKMSTRVDMTPMVDLGFLLITFFMLATTMSKPTSMTLAVPDKIDDPKEEKSEPLKASKVLTLFMGDNDDVYYLDGVAADDEKAEASLKTTRYGFDLRSVIFASQKRINSQNPKDEKGNDPFVVVIKPTAVSTYKNMVDVLDEMAITKSKRYALVDNLTDSEKKLLGDKIVPKDK; from the coding sequence ATGGCAGCAATTGAAGAATCGGGTGGTGGTGGTCATGGTAAAGGTGATGGTAAGGTAAGAGGCAAGAAAATGTCCACCCGAGTGGACATGACACCAATGGTGGACTTAGGTTTCTTACTTATTACATTTTTCATGTTGGCAACGACAATGTCTAAGCCAACCTCCATGACACTTGCAGTACCTGATAAAATTGACGATCCAAAGGAGGAAAAGTCCGAGCCATTGAAGGCATCCAAAGTGTTAACTCTTTTTATGGGGGACAATGACGATGTATACTATCTGGATGGTGTAGCGGCGGATGACGAGAAAGCGGAAGCATCACTTAAAACAACCCGTTACGGGTTTGATTTGAGGAGTGTGATTTTTGCCTCTCAAAAAAGGATCAATTCGCAAAATCCAAAGGATGAAAAAGGAAATGACCCTTTTGTAGTGGTAATCAAGCCTACGGCAGTTTCTACCTATAAAAACATGGTGGATGTACTGGACGAAATGGCCATTACGAAATCGAAGCGTTATGCACTTGTAGATAACCTGACGGATTCTGAGAAGAAGTTACTGGGAGATAAAATTGTCCCAAAAGATAAATAA
- a CDS encoding energy transducer TonB, which produces MAELSPNATLDDIVFADRNKAYGAFSLRQGYRADVTKATLIGAALFILAMFTPSILSKFSAAEEEAPMVEVDLMKIPPPPIDPAEPPPPPPPPVEQPKVNTVKFLPPEVKKDEEVPEETPPPTVEEIKEAVVANKTVEGDPNANELIVAPEAVAAPSKGAVVEAAPEPEKVFTVVEQQPEFPGGTSEMYKYLGKNIKYPSAASRANVSGRVFMSFVVNTDGSIQDVQVLKGLGFGCDEEAIRVVKAMPKWKPGKQSGRAVRVKYNLPINFQLE; this is translated from the coding sequence ATGGCAGAATTGAGCCCTAATGCGACATTGGACGACATCGTGTTCGCCGATCGTAATAAGGCGTATGGTGCGTTTTCACTCCGCCAGGGATACCGTGCGGATGTGACCAAGGCTACTCTTATTGGTGCAGCTCTTTTCATTCTTGCGATGTTTACTCCTTCCATTTTGAGTAAATTTTCGGCAGCGGAAGAAGAAGCACCGATGGTAGAAGTTGACTTGATGAAAATTCCACCTCCGCCAATAGATCCAGCAGAGCCACCACCACCGCCACCGCCACCGGTTGAACAACCTAAGGTGAATACGGTAAAGTTTTTGCCTCCTGAGGTAAAAAAGGATGAAGAGGTTCCAGAGGAAACGCCACCACCAACAGTAGAAGAAATTAAAGAAGCTGTTGTTGCCAATAAGACGGTTGAAGGTGACCCGAACGCAAATGAACTGATTGTTGCGCCGGAAGCTGTGGCTGCACCAAGCAAGGGAGCTGTTGTAGAAGCTGCTCCGGAGCCTGAGAAGGTTTTTACAGTTGTAGAGCAACAACCAGAATTTCCGGGAGGTACTTCTGAAATGTACAAATATCTTGGTAAAAACATCAAATATCCCAGCGCGGCTTCCCGTGCTAACGTTTCTGGACGTGTATTTATGTCTTTCGTAGTAAATACGGATGGAAGTATTCAGGATGTTCAGGTACTTAAAGGTTTGGGTTTTGGTTGTGACGAGGAAGCCATCCGTGTGGTGAAAGCCATGCCGAAATGGAAACCTGGAAAGCAATCGGGACGTGCAGTACGCGTAAAGTACAATTTGCCGATTAACTTCCAGCTAGAGTAA